A single region of the Mycobacterium lentiflavum genome encodes:
- a CDS encoding SCP2 sterol-binding domain-containing protein, whose protein sequence is MAYYSSAEEIYKYLGGVFRAANDTEVGPKLKAADIDLQIYYTDPDAAMTVTLREPTIEVTDGGDNADADVKLYMPADIGDKFWRGEYNLGVGLAKGQVKAKGPVNKILKLVPLTKPLFPVYRELVAQKDAV, encoded by the coding sequence ATGGCCTACTACAGCAGCGCCGAGGAGATCTACAAGTACCTCGGCGGCGTCTTCCGCGCCGCCAACGACACCGAAGTCGGCCCCAAACTCAAAGCCGCCGACATCGACCTGCAGATCTACTACACCGACCCCGACGCCGCCATGACGGTCACGTTGCGTGAGCCGACCATCGAGGTCACCGATGGTGGCGACAACGCCGACGCTGACGTCAAGCTCTACATGCCCGCCGACATCGGCGACAAATTCTGGCGCGGGGAATACAACCTCGGCGTCGGGCTGGCCAAAGGCCAGGTCAAAGCCAAAGGCCCGGTCAACAAGATCCTCAAGCTGGTACCGCTGACCAAGCCACTATTCCCAGTCTACCGCGAGCTGGTCGCCCAAAAAGACGCCGTCTAA
- a CDS encoding cytochrome P450 translates to MPRLLDRQTVSLLETLGAMSSIADHPRIISDPDLDLSSRAFWAQDFEQRDKAFARLRGAPSLSYHRPYESTLLPPDEDTPGFWSVTKHADCRYVSRNAKLFCSRKGVLMEDMPEIVLTATASFLVMDGEQHRKMRGIVEQAFTPRNVRKLTEWVGQHARDRLDEIIERGEGDFSEDYAKYVPGRIFAHFFGLDRDSEEQHIVMEAAERMLAWDDPRMALGRDALTTHAEESERIQEIALRQAEKRLKHPQDDLISWVVNAEFEGQRLDEWEIGAFFSLLGSAANDTTRHSIAHAVRLFSEFPDQRALLLEDLDGRVGSATEEIVRYASPVMHFRRTATEDTRIGDAEIKAGEHLVLWYCSANRDAEHFDEPEKFDILRSPNDHMGFGAGGPHFCLGNALGRQMLRSVLTEVYTRIPDIELTGEPDYQVNNFIHGVHSLPVRWTPPAGS, encoded by the coding sequence TTGCCTCGACTGCTGGATCGTCAAACCGTCAGCCTGCTGGAAACGTTGGGAGCCATGAGCAGCATCGCCGACCATCCCCGGATCATCAGCGACCCCGACCTGGATCTGTCGTCGCGCGCCTTTTGGGCTCAAGACTTCGAACAACGCGACAAGGCGTTCGCGCGGCTGCGTGGCGCGCCGTCGCTGTCCTATCACCGTCCGTATGAGTCGACGCTGCTGCCCCCTGATGAAGACACCCCCGGGTTCTGGTCGGTGACCAAGCACGCCGACTGCCGCTACGTCTCGCGCAACGCCAAGCTGTTCTGCTCGCGCAAGGGCGTGCTGATGGAGGACATGCCCGAAATCGTTCTCACCGCCACCGCCTCGTTTTTGGTGATGGACGGCGAGCAGCACCGCAAGATGCGCGGCATCGTCGAGCAGGCCTTCACCCCCCGTAACGTCCGCAAGCTCACCGAATGGGTGGGCCAGCACGCCCGCGACCGGCTCGACGAGATCATCGAGCGCGGCGAAGGCGACTTCTCCGAGGACTACGCCAAATATGTGCCCGGCCGTATCTTCGCCCACTTTTTCGGTCTCGACCGCGACAGCGAAGAACAGCACATCGTCATGGAAGCCGCCGAGCGGATGCTGGCCTGGGACGACCCGCGCATGGCGCTGGGCCGCGACGCGCTGACCACCCACGCCGAAGAGTCCGAACGCATTCAGGAGATCGCGCTACGGCAAGCCGAAAAGCGGCTCAAACACCCTCAGGACGACCTGATCAGCTGGGTGGTCAACGCCGAGTTCGAAGGCCAGCGACTCGACGAATGGGAGATCGGCGCATTCTTCTCGCTGCTCGGCTCGGCCGCCAACGACACCACGCGGCACTCAATCGCCCACGCGGTGCGGCTGTTCTCCGAGTTCCCCGACCAGCGCGCGCTGTTGCTCGAAGACCTCGACGGCCGAGTCGGCAGCGCTACTGAAGAGATCGTGCGCTACGCCAGCCCGGTGATGCACTTCCGACGCACGGCCACCGAGGACACCCGCATCGGTGACGCCGAGATCAAAGCCGGCGAGCACCTGGTGCTGTGGTACTGCTCGGCCAACCGCGACGCCGAACATTTCGACGAGCCCGAAAAGTTCGACATCCTGCGAAGCCCCAACGATCACATGGGTTTTGGCGCCGGCGGCCCGCACTTCTGTCTCGGTAACGCGCTGGGACGGCAGATGCTGCGTTCGGTGCTCACCGAAGTCTACACGCGCATACCCGATATCGAGCTGACCGGCGAGCCCGACTACCAGGTCAACAACTTCATCCACGGCGTGCATTCACTACCAGTGCGCTGGACACCCCCCGCCGGTAGCTGA
- a CDS encoding SDR family oxidoreductase, with the protein MSVLTDCLSPRLLAGTAAFITGGGSGINLAIAHAFAEVGADVAICGRSEERLERAAQELRALGGRVATAVADVRDPEAMNAAISHAAEKIGPLSTIIAGAAGNFLAPAHDMSSKGFRTVIDIDLLGSFHTARSAFDQLRTTRGNIQFISAGQSDNAYLHQAHVGAAKAGIDSLMRHLAAEWGPYGIRSNALVPGPIGGTEGMKRLAAHIGEQPWTDGIALGRFGTPGEVAAMAVVLASPLASFVTGARIAIDGGLALAGSGLVNRALVQAGTVNGQISDGAYSSPRPQVHP; encoded by the coding sequence GTGAGCGTGCTGACCGATTGCCTGTCACCACGGCTGTTGGCCGGCACCGCGGCGTTCATCACCGGCGGCGGCAGCGGCATCAACCTCGCGATCGCCCACGCTTTCGCTGAAGTGGGCGCCGACGTGGCGATCTGTGGGCGCAGCGAAGAACGCCTCGAGCGCGCCGCCCAGGAGTTGCGCGCACTGGGCGGGCGAGTCGCCACCGCCGTTGCCGACGTGCGTGACCCTGAAGCGATGAACGCCGCGATCAGCCACGCCGCCGAGAAGATCGGGCCGCTGTCGACCATCATCGCAGGCGCCGCCGGGAACTTCCTGGCACCCGCACACGACATGTCCAGCAAGGGTTTTCGCACCGTCATCGACATCGACCTGCTCGGCTCGTTTCACACCGCACGCAGCGCCTTTGACCAACTCAGAACCACCCGCGGCAACATCCAGTTCATCTCCGCCGGCCAGTCCGACAACGCCTACCTCCATCAGGCCCACGTCGGGGCCGCCAAAGCAGGCATCGACAGCCTGATGCGCCACCTAGCTGCCGAATGGGGGCCCTACGGCATCCGGTCCAACGCTTTGGTGCCCGGCCCGATCGGAGGGACCGAAGGCATGAAGCGGCTCGCCGCCCACATCGGTGAGCAGCCCTGGACCGACGGAATCGCGTTGGGCCGCTTCGGAACCCCCGGGGAAGTCGCCGCGATGGCCGTCGTGCTTGCCAGCCCGCTGGCGTCGTTCGTGACCGGGGCGCGCATCGCCATCGACGGCGGCCTGGCGCTGGCCGGTTCCGGCCTCGTCAACCGCGCCTTGGTCCAGGCCGGCACCGTTAACGGCCAAATCAGTGACGGCGCTTATAGTTCTCCGCGGCCCCAGGTGCACCCCTAA
- a CDS encoding aromatic ring-hydroxylating dioxygenase subunit alpha, which translates to MSANYPHDCWYVAASTEEVSREPLGRRLLDTPIMLYRLESGRAVALHDACGHRGYPLSRGHLDGDEITCAYHGIHYDASGACVRVPSQPRPPYGACVRQYPVREAGSFVWIWLGDPNRAQHRSLPELPWLTEPGWDISGTYLRVNANYMLVHEHYLDLTHIPWVHPQETPQDIDQVPALDEIQVSETSVTYTRGLPLAPLADWEATATGLPRDTAYRRRHHGTFVSPAVLAESWDIYDSDDKPLRHTRIQAVTPETETSTHLFWRFAHDYHLGNSDVRDHLHSVFEHVMRVDVDVLEAIEHNVGYRGSANGFRVSADAGVLKVRRIVTAMIDRENPALSAVNAVVGAL; encoded by the coding sequence GTGAGTGCCAATTACCCGCACGACTGCTGGTATGTTGCCGCCTCGACTGAGGAGGTCAGCCGCGAACCGCTGGGCCGGCGACTGCTCGACACTCCAATCATGTTGTACCGCTTGGAATCCGGGCGCGCAGTCGCACTCCACGATGCCTGCGGACACCGCGGTTACCCGCTGTCTCGAGGCCACCTCGACGGTGACGAGATCACGTGCGCCTACCACGGCATCCACTACGACGCCTCCGGTGCATGCGTGCGGGTTCCCTCCCAGCCCCGCCCACCGTACGGGGCGTGCGTGCGACAGTACCCGGTGCGCGAAGCCGGCTCGTTCGTCTGGATCTGGCTGGGGGATCCCAACCGCGCCCAACACCGTTCACTGCCAGAGCTGCCCTGGCTGACCGAACCGGGCTGGGACATCTCGGGGACCTACCTGCGCGTCAACGCCAACTACATGCTGGTCCACGAGCACTACCTCGACTTGACCCATATCCCCTGGGTGCACCCGCAGGAAACACCACAGGACATTGACCAGGTTCCCGCCCTCGACGAGATCCAGGTCTCAGAAACCTCCGTCACCTACACCCGCGGGCTGCCGCTGGCGCCGCTGGCTGACTGGGAGGCCACCGCAACCGGGCTACCCCGCGACACCGCGTACCGTCGCCGCCACCACGGCACCTTCGTCTCCCCGGCTGTGCTGGCCGAAAGCTGGGACATATACGACAGTGATGATAAACCGCTGCGGCACACCCGCATTCAGGCCGTCACCCCTGAAACCGAGACCAGCACCCACCTGTTCTGGCGGTTCGCCCACGATTATCACCTCGGCAATTCCGATGTGCGCGACCATCTGCATTCGGTGTTCGAACACGTCATGCGAGTCGACGTCGACGTGCTCGAAGCCATCGAACACAATGTCGGATACCGCGGATCGGCCAACGGGTTCCGGGTGTCTGCCGACGCCGGAGTCCTCAAAGTGCGACGCATCGTGACCGCCATGATCGATCGGGAAAACCCGGCCCTGTCAGCGGTCAACGCGGTGGTGGGGGCGCTGTGA
- a CDS encoding PDR/VanB family oxidoreductase has translation MQERTVELVVTSREELADEVIGLVLEDPSGAQLPDWNPGAHIDLLLTDALVRQYSLCSSPADRQRWKVAVLLNPHGRGGSKHVHHELHEGSTVSVRGPRNNFPLRRAARYQFIAGGIGITPIMPMIEAVDADGADWHLLYGGRSRTTIAFFDELAKYGDRVTIWPSDERGLLDLHSVLGNPREDTQVYCCGPEGLLSGVEQACASWPKGALHVERFAAKPADGQSSPGAVDDFEVVCKRSGITIDVGADDTILEALREHGISMLASCMEGICGTCETAVLEGEPDHRDSVLSDDEKAENDCMMVCVSRSRSPRLVLDL, from the coding sequence ATGCAGGAACGCACCGTCGAGCTGGTAGTGACTTCCCGCGAAGAACTCGCCGATGAGGTGATCGGTTTGGTGCTCGAAGATCCTTCCGGTGCGCAACTGCCAGACTGGAACCCCGGCGCCCACATCGACCTGTTGCTCACCGACGCGCTGGTTCGCCAGTACTCGCTGTGCTCGAGCCCCGCCGACCGGCAGCGGTGGAAAGTCGCTGTACTGCTCAACCCCCACGGTCGCGGCGGCTCCAAGCACGTACACCACGAACTGCACGAGGGCAGCACCGTCTCGGTTCGAGGGCCGCGCAACAACTTTCCGCTGAGGCGTGCCGCCCGCTACCAGTTCATCGCCGGCGGTATCGGCATCACACCGATCATGCCGATGATCGAAGCCGTCGACGCCGACGGAGCGGACTGGCACCTGCTCTACGGCGGGCGCAGCCGAACCACGATCGCGTTCTTCGATGAGTTGGCGAAATACGGTGATCGGGTCACGATCTGGCCCAGCGACGAGCGCGGCCTGCTCGATCTGCACAGCGTTCTGGGCAACCCGCGGGAAGACACCCAGGTGTACTGCTGCGGCCCAGAGGGTTTGCTCAGCGGGGTCGAACAGGCTTGCGCGTCGTGGCCCAAAGGGGCGCTGCACGTGGAGCGCTTCGCCGCCAAACCCGCCGACGGTCAATCCTCCCCGGGGGCGGTCGATGACTTCGAGGTCGTATGCAAGCGCTCCGGGATCACCATCGACGTCGGCGCCGACGACACCATCCTCGAGGCGTTACGAGAACATGGAATCAGCATGCTGGCCTCCTGCATGGAAGGCATCTGCGGGACTTGTGAAACCGCGGTTCTGGAAGGCGAACCGGATCACCGTGACTCGGTGCTCAGCGACGACGAGAAAGCCGAGAATGACTGCATGATGGTGTGCGTTTCACGGTCCCGGTCCCCACGTCTGGTGCTGGACCTGTGA
- the phaZ gene encoding poly(3-hydroxyalkanoate) depolymerase, with product MNAALDQIDPETETRFIDVDGHHLRVSVRRGSSPRPPLLMLNGLGVRVEGLQPFVDALRPDATVIRVDVPGTGESASPALPYRMWQVARLTSHALDALGVEEVDTLGVSWGGALAQQFAFQYRRRCRRLILVSTAAGALIPGRPQVVREMLTRRRFDDAKHASRVAPIIYGGKARQAPQALSLFDHMSTSRRGLFYQQLAVLGWSSIPFSRLIRQPTLILTGDDDPVIPPLNGRLLEAIIPHARLHIFHDGHLGLLTSADELAPIVEDFLDQP from the coding sequence ATGAACGCTGCCCTGGATCAGATCGATCCCGAAACCGAGACGCGGTTCATCGACGTCGACGGCCACCACCTGAGAGTGTCGGTGCGCCGAGGATCCTCACCGCGCCCACCGCTGCTAATGCTCAACGGTCTGGGTGTGCGGGTGGAGGGCCTGCAACCGTTCGTCGACGCGCTGCGACCGGATGCAACGGTAATCCGCGTCGACGTCCCCGGCACCGGTGAGTCGGCCTCCCCGGCGCTTCCCTACCGGATGTGGCAGGTGGCCCGGCTGACCAGCCACGCCCTCGACGCGCTTGGCGTCGAGGAAGTCGACACCCTCGGAGTGTCCTGGGGCGGGGCTTTGGCCCAGCAGTTCGCCTTCCAATACCGGCGCCGCTGCCGGCGCCTGATCCTGGTCAGCACCGCCGCCGGCGCCCTGATCCCGGGCCGCCCGCAGGTGGTCCGCGAAATGCTGACCCGGCGTCGTTTCGACGACGCGAAACATGCCAGCCGCGTCGCGCCAATCATCTACGGCGGCAAAGCCCGTCAGGCCCCGCAGGCACTGTCGCTGTTCGACCACATGAGCACCAGTCGCCGCGGCTTGTTCTACCAGCAATTGGCCGTGCTGGGCTGGAGCAGCATCCCATTCTCGCGGCTGATCCGCCAGCCCACTCTGATCCTCACGGGCGATGACGACCCGGTCATCCCGCCGTTGAACGGCAGGCTGCTCGAGGCGATCATCCCGCACGCCCGGCTGCACATCTTCCACGACGGTCACCTCGGATTGCTCACCAGTGCAGACGAACTCGCGCCGATCGTCGAAGACTTCCTCGATCAGCCCTGA
- a CDS encoding long-chain fatty acid--CoA ligase, which translates to MQSLVQNGFQLTLQQVLRRMRTMNSHVEVVTLLEAGGSTSRASYGEVARRADKLAAALQQLGVSPGDRVATFAWNTQQHLEAYLAVPCMGAILHTLNIRLSDDQLAYVINHAEDRVIIVDESLVAQLEKILPAITGVEHFIVIGAGTGTLPNAVRYEELLAAQSEGFDYPDIDGTAAASLCYTSGTTGHPKGVLYGHRSTVLHAVAEGLTDTLDVRSTDRVLPVVPMFHANAWGLPYTCGMLGASIILPGRFLQAEPLLRLIACEQVSFAAAVPTIWNDVLRKATPRPEALASLRRVVCGGAAVPLSLMQRFEETFGAPLIQGFGMTETSPLVAIAEAPAGVTGADKWRYRAKTGRISPLVEARIVDPNGAELPWDGEQSGELELAGPWIASGYYRDEAATEEKFRDGWLRTGDVATIDALGYIQITDRVKDVIKSGGEWISSIEMENALMSHPAVLEAAVIAKPDERWTERPLPCVVVDTEDLTTPEALNAHIQAQFAKWQLPDEYVYIPEVPKTSVGKFDKKVLRKMLSDGALPGRKPVPAKDSATRASRDTAAAD; encoded by the coding sequence GTGCAATCGCTAGTTCAAAACGGCTTCCAGCTCACTTTGCAGCAGGTACTGCGGCGGATGCGCACCATGAACTCCCACGTCGAGGTGGTCACCTTGCTCGAGGCCGGGGGCAGTACGTCGCGCGCCAGCTATGGCGAGGTGGCCCGGCGCGCCGACAAACTCGCCGCGGCGCTGCAGCAGTTAGGCGTGTCCCCCGGTGATCGGGTCGCCACCTTCGCTTGGAACACCCAGCAGCATCTGGAGGCCTACCTGGCTGTGCCGTGTATGGGAGCGATCCTGCACACGTTGAACATCCGGCTCTCCGATGACCAATTGGCTTACGTCATCAACCACGCCGAGGACCGCGTCATCATCGTTGACGAATCGTTGGTGGCCCAGCTGGAGAAAATCCTTCCCGCTATCACTGGGGTCGAACACTTCATCGTCATCGGTGCCGGCACCGGCACGCTGCCGAACGCCGTGCGCTATGAGGAGTTGCTCGCCGCGCAATCCGAGGGCTTCGACTACCCCGACATCGACGGCACCGCAGCAGCGAGCCTGTGCTACACCAGTGGCACCACCGGACATCCCAAAGGTGTTCTGTACGGGCACCGTTCGACCGTGTTGCACGCCGTGGCCGAAGGCCTCACCGATACCCTCGACGTCCGCTCAACCGATCGGGTGCTGCCGGTGGTGCCGATGTTTCACGCCAACGCCTGGGGGTTGCCCTACACCTGCGGCATGCTTGGCGCCTCCATCATCTTGCCGGGCCGGTTCCTGCAGGCCGAACCGCTGCTGCGGCTCATCGCCTGCGAACAGGTCAGTTTCGCCGCCGCGGTCCCTACGATCTGGAACGACGTTCTGCGCAAAGCGACCCCACGCCCCGAGGCGCTGGCCTCGCTGCGCCGTGTGGTGTGCGGCGGGGCGGCGGTGCCGCTGTCGTTGATGCAGCGGTTCGAGGAGACGTTCGGCGCACCCCTAATCCAAGGATTCGGCATGACCGAGACCAGCCCGCTCGTCGCGATCGCCGAGGCCCCCGCCGGTGTGACCGGTGCGGACAAATGGCGTTACCGCGCCAAGACCGGGCGCATCAGCCCGCTGGTGGAAGCCCGTATCGTCGACCCCAACGGCGCCGAATTGCCCTGGGATGGCGAACAATCCGGTGAGCTTGAACTCGCCGGGCCGTGGATCGCGTCCGGTTACTACCGCGACGAGGCGGCGACTGAGGAAAAGTTCCGTGACGGCTGGCTGCGCACCGGAGACGTCGCCACCATCGACGCGCTGGGCTATATCCAGATCACCGACCGCGTCAAAGACGTCATCAAATCCGGCGGGGAATGGATCTCCTCGATCGAGATGGAGAACGCGCTGATGTCGCATCCGGCGGTGCTCGAAGCCGCGGTGATCGCCAAACCCGACGAGCGCTGGACCGAACGCCCGCTGCCGTGCGTGGTGGTCGATACCGAGGATCTCACTACCCCCGAAGCCCTAAACGCCCATATCCAGGCGCAGTTCGCCAAATGGCAGCTGCCCGACGAATACGTCTACATCCCAGAGGTTCCCAAGACCAGCGTCGGCAAATTCGACAAGAAAGTGCTCCGCAAAATGCTGTCCGACGGTGCGCTGCCCGGCCGCAAACCGGTGCCGGCCAAGGACTCCGCTACCAGAGCGTCGCGCGATACCGCGGCCGCAGACTGA
- a CDS encoding CAP domain-containing protein, whose product MVYRHLAFAGSLAMALCPALGSPHALADGDNNTLIPNNKRLNDGVVANVYTIQQHAGCTNDVRPNPALQHAAQRHANDLMDNRYLDGDIGSDGSTPQQRADAAGFQGPVTETIATNPALAISGVELINQWYYNPADMAIMSNCANSNIGVWSLNSPDRTVVVAVYGHPTGGRPQPALPPGSIANNIPPDPSPDYDASDELEHGVDWFAWILRGISPARGYPPN is encoded by the coding sequence ATGGTCTATCGGCACCTGGCATTCGCCGGATCGCTCGCCATGGCGCTGTGCCCGGCACTCGGTTCGCCGCACGCGCTGGCCGACGGCGACAACAACACCTTGATCCCGAACAACAAACGACTCAACGACGGTGTCGTGGCCAACGTCTACACCATCCAGCAACACGCCGGCTGCACCAACGATGTGCGGCCCAATCCCGCGCTGCAGCACGCAGCTCAACGACACGCCAACGACCTGATGGACAACCGCTACCTCGACGGCGACATCGGCTCCGATGGCTCCACCCCGCAGCAGCGCGCCGACGCCGCCGGCTTCCAGGGCCCGGTGACCGAAACGATCGCCACCAACCCTGCGCTGGCAATCAGCGGGGTCGAGCTGATCAACCAGTGGTACTACAACCCCGCTGACATGGCGATCATGTCCAACTGTGCCAACAGCAACATCGGGGTGTGGTCGCTGAACTCACCCGACCGCACCGTGGTGGTCGCTGTTTACGGTCACCCGACCGGAGGGCGCCCGCAACCCGCGCTGCCACCGGGATCGATCGCCAACAACATCCCACCCGACCCCAGCCCCGACTACGACGCCAGCGACGAGCTCGAACACGGCGTGGACTGGTTTGCCTGGATCCTGCGCGGCATCTCACCGGCCCGCGGGTACCCACCCAACTAG
- a CDS encoding DUF732 domain-containing protein — translation MHPTTMRIHTITAVAVSAAALTLLHPAAARGAPAPELEYVYDVTVRRHYDFASPDAAVDYGHSICDRVGSGQGYPQVMGQVKNEVLPNDEFAANYLVSNAVNLLCPDLLWQLRNSAAHYQPPPGG, via the coding sequence GTGCACCCGACGACGATGCGCATCCACACCATCACCGCCGTTGCGGTCAGCGCCGCGGCGCTAACACTGCTGCACCCTGCCGCCGCGCGCGGCGCGCCGGCACCCGAGCTCGAATACGTCTACGACGTCACCGTTCGCCGGCACTACGACTTCGCCAGCCCCGATGCTGCTGTCGACTACGGGCACAGCATCTGCGACCGCGTGGGCAGCGGCCAGGGCTACCCCCAGGTGATGGGGCAGGTGAAAAACGAGGTGCTGCCCAACGACGAATTCGCCGCCAACTACCTGGTGTCCAATGCGGTCAATCTGTTGTGCCCAGACCTGCTCTGGCAGCTACGTAACTCCGCGGCCCACTACCAGCCACCGCCTGGCGGCTGA
- a CDS encoding mammalian cell entry protein, producing MPTATDTEHPVTDDVTDDGAVDTDTEEPTEEPDQEDQQPSAQASWTAVRRALLAGSLVIVALAALLGWLGFRTYQSHQNLAERREFLQTAKQGALNLTTIDWQHADTDVHRILDGATGEFYDDFLKRSQPFIEVVKQAKAKTVGTITEAGLESSNASSAQALVTVSVQTSNAVSDDHMPREWRMRINVDKIGDQVKVSNVGFVP from the coding sequence ATGCCGACAGCCACCGACACTGAACACCCCGTCACCGACGACGTCACCGACGACGGTGCCGTCGACACCGACACCGAAGAACCGACCGAAGAGCCGGACCAGGAGGACCAGCAGCCATCCGCGCAGGCATCGTGGACCGCGGTGCGGCGCGCCCTGTTGGCCGGTTCACTGGTCATCGTCGCGCTGGCAGCATTGTTGGGCTGGTTGGGTTTTCGCACCTACCAGTCGCACCAGAACCTGGCCGAGCGCCGCGAATTCCTGCAGACCGCCAAGCAGGGCGCGCTGAACCTGACCACCATCGACTGGCAGCACGCCGACACCGACGTGCATCGCATCCTCGACGGTGCCACCGGCGAGTTCTACGACGACTTCCTCAAACGCTCACAACCGTTCATTGAGGTCGTCAAACAAGCCAAAGCCAAGACCGTGGGCACCATCACCGAAGCCGGCCTCGAATCGTCGAACGCCTCCTCCGCGCAAGCACTGGTGACGGTGTCGGTGCAAACATCCAACGCCGTATCCGATGATCACATGCCCCGGGAATGGCGGATGCGCATCAACGTCGACAAGATCGGAGATCAGGTGAAGGTGTCCAACGTCGGGTTCGTCCCGTGA
- a CDS encoding MCE family protein: MHLNRQVRIQLAIFTVIATAALAQMTLHYMKVPATLFGVGRYTVSVQLPRAAGLYESSNVTYRGTEVGRVQALHLTDSGVVAELSLKSGIDIPSDLKAEVHSQSAVGEQYVELLPRSATARPLRAGDVIAVKDTSVPRDINSVLDSVRTGLQAIPHNNLKTVIDESFTAVGGLGPQLSKLVDGTINLSTDARANLDPMLALIDNAQPVLDSQGETSSSIQEWASSLATVTHELQTHDGALAGVIDHGAPTLSTARQLVERLQPTLPILLANLASVSQVAVTYNNDLEEILVLAPQLIAVEQGSFVANANTKQDYRGAYLSFNLNVNLPPPCTTGYLPAQQMRNAALEDYPDRPAGDLYCRIPQDSPNGVRGARNTPCETRPGKRAATVKQCESDEPYVPLNDGDNWKGDPNATYSGQDIPQLPPGSPPRPPPALPPVAAAQYNPDTGTYIGPDGRQYTQSDLAHSASKDKTWQQMMLPPGS, from the coding sequence ATGCACCTGAACCGGCAAGTCCGCATCCAGCTGGCCATCTTCACCGTCATCGCGACGGCGGCGCTAGCGCAGATGACCCTGCATTACATGAAAGTTCCGGCCACACTGTTCGGCGTCGGCCGCTACACCGTGTCGGTGCAGCTACCCCGCGCCGCCGGGCTCTACGAGTCCAGCAACGTGACCTACCGCGGCACCGAAGTCGGCCGCGTCCAGGCGCTGCATCTGACCGATAGCGGGGTCGTGGCCGAGCTGTCCCTGAAATCCGGGATCGACATCCCCTCTGACCTCAAAGCCGAAGTGCACAGCCAGTCCGCGGTCGGCGAGCAGTACGTCGAACTGTTGCCGCGCAGTGCCACCGCCCGCCCGCTGCGCGCCGGCGACGTGATCGCCGTCAAAGACACCTCGGTGCCCCGCGACATCAACTCCGTCCTGGACTCGGTGCGCACCGGGCTGCAAGCCATTCCGCATAACAACCTGAAGACCGTGATCGACGAATCCTTCACCGCGGTAGGCGGACTCGGCCCACAGCTATCCAAACTCGTCGACGGCACCATCAACCTGTCCACCGACGCCCGCGCCAACCTCGACCCCATGCTGGCGCTCATCGACAACGCCCAACCGGTGCTCGACTCCCAAGGAGAAACCTCTTCGTCGATCCAGGAATGGGCCTCGAGCCTGGCCACCGTCACCCACGAGTTGCAAACCCACGACGGCGCCCTTGCCGGCGTGATCGACCATGGCGCCCCCACCCTTAGCACCGCCCGCCAACTGGTCGAGCGGCTCCAACCCACCCTGCCCATCCTGTTGGCCAACCTGGCCAGCGTCAGCCAAGTCGCGGTCACCTATAACAACGACCTCGAAGAAATCCTGGTGCTGGCACCCCAGCTGATCGCTGTGGAGCAAGGCTCGTTCGTCGCCAACGCCAACACCAAACAGGACTACCGGGGCGCCTATCTGAGCTTCAACCTCAACGTCAACCTGCCCCCGCCATGCACCACCGGCTACCTACCGGCCCAGCAGATGCGCAACGCCGCCCTCGAGGACTACCCCGACCGCCCGGCCGGCGACCTGTACTGCCGCATCCCGCAAGACTCACCCAACGGAGTGCGCGGAGCCCGCAACACCCCGTGCGAAACCCGGCCCGGTAAACGGGCCGCGACGGTCAAGCAGTGCGAAAGCGACGAACCCTACGTGCCGCTCAACGATGGCGACAACTGGAAAGGCGACCCCAACGCCACCTACAGCGGCCAAGATATTCCGCAGCTGCCACCAGGATCACCACCACGCCCGCCGCCGGCCCTGCCGCCGGTGGCCGCCGCCCAATACAACCCCGACACCGGAACCTACATCGGGCCCGACGGACGCCAGTACACCCAATCCGATCTCGCCCACTCCGCGTCGAAAGACAAGACCTGGCAGCAAATGATGCTGCCGCCCGGCAGCTGA